The region AGCATCCGACCATGAAAAAAGCACCTCTCGAGGTGCTTTTTTTACGCTTGAGATTCGAACTCGCGAGTACAAAAAAAGCACCTTTTCAGGTGCTTCTTTTTGAATGACAACAATCAGCGCTTCACTGACCCGGCTGATTTTGCCCCAGGATCAACTGACCCTGCTTGTCGACCGGAATCTGGTTACCTGGATCGCGATCCATCCGGACCTTGCCTTCCTTACCACCCAGCGAGTAGCGAACGTCGTAACCTACTACTTTGTCGCTGATGTCATTTACGGTGTTACAGCGAGTTTGAGTCGTGGTGTAGGTATCACGGTTCTGCATACCTTCCTGAACCTTGTTACCGGCATAACCACCACCAACAGCGCCCGCAACGGTGGCAATCTTCTTGCCATTACCGCCACCGACCATGTTACCCAGCAGACCGCCACCCACGGCACCGATCACCGTACCGAGAATCTGGTGCTCATCTTTAACCGGCGCTTGCCGGGTGACCGCAACATCCTTGCAGACTTCACGCGGCGTCTTGATCTGTGTCTTCACCGGCTCGACGGCCAGCACTTGCGCATACTCAGGGCCGCTTTTAACCAGGCTGTAGGTGGCAACAG is a window of Pseudomonas sp. DC1.2 DNA encoding:
- a CDS encoding glycine zipper 2TM domain-containing protein: MNKSLLVGAVLGAVGVTAGGAVATYSLVKSGPEYAQVLAVEPVKTQIKTPREVCKDVAVTRQAPVKDEHQILGTVIGAVGGGLLGNMVGGGNGKKIATVAGAVGGGYAGNKVQEGMQNRDTYTTTQTRCNTVNDISDKVVGYDVRYSLGGKEGKVRMDRDPGNQIPVDKQGQLILGQNQPGQ